A region of the Aerosakkonema funiforme FACHB-1375 genome:
GAAAAAATCCAGATCGTGATCAACACACCTTCTGGAGAAGAAGCAGCAACCGATGCCCGTTTGTTGCGGCGTACAGCCTTAGCTTACAAAGTTCCTGTGATTACCACAATCGCTGGTGCTACGGCTACTGCGGCTGCGATCGCACGTTTGCAATCCTCACCCCTGGATGTGAAAACCATTCAGGAATATCTCGCCTAATTTGTACTGGGTAATAAGTAATGGGTGAAATTAATTTTAATTTCCCCATTTATCCAATATTTACCCATGTACTGTGTGGGGGCGAAGCATTGGGGCGACAATCTATGACACCCAACCAAAATATTTAAAACCGAATGCTTCGCCCGACCCCCGCGACAATTGCAAAAAACGATATTTATGACACCCAACCAAAATATTTAAAACCGAATGCTTCGCCCACCCCCGGCGACAATTGCAAAAAACGATATTTATGACACCCAACCAAAATATATCAATCGGAATGCTTCGCCCACCCCCGGCGACAATTGCAAAAAACGATATTTATGACACCCAACCAAAATACATCAATTGTCGCGTAGGACAAAGCATTCGTAATACATGAATTGTCGCCATGACAGGGTGAAGCATTCGGATATATCGATTGTAGATTTTTATCAAAAATAGTCGCCCGAATGCTTCACCCCTACAAATAAATCCGATCAAATTCTGCATTGCCATGACATATAATCCCGACATCCACCATCGCCATTCAATTCGCCTCAAAGGATATGATTATTCCCAACCAGGCGCATATTTTTTCACAATTTGCTGTCACCAAAGGCGATGTTTGCTGGGCGAAATTATCAACGGCATTATGCAACCAAATATAGCAGGTGCAACCGTTGAAGCACTTTGGCATAATTTACCGCGTCATTTTCCTTTTATCAAACTTGATGCTTTTGTCATCATGCCCAATCACATACATGGTATTATTCTTATTACCGAACATCAAAATAATATTGCCAATAACCAACTATTAATACCCCAAAGAAACCATCAAACATCCTTACCCAATGGCACTAAACCAGGTTCTTTGGGTGCAATTTTGCAAAACTTTAAATCAGTTAGCACTCGCAGAGTTAATCGCCTCACGCGCAATTCCGGCACAATTTGGCAGAGCAATTACCACGAAGAAATCATCCGCAACGAACAAGCGTATAATAATATTAGACGCTACATAATCGAAAATCCCCTCAACTGGGAAGATGATGAAGAAAACCTAACCAAATTTAAACCTATTTAACATTCTGTTAATTCCGCATTACATAATGTGTAGGGGCGTTCGCGCAGCGTGCCGTAGGCATTAGCATTCGGGCGACTATCTATGACACCCAACTAAAATATTAAAAACCGAATGCTTCGCCCGACCCCCGCGACAATATAAAAACAATTTAATTTTTTGTCATCCCCAACAGAGTCAAAGTATAGTATTATTCATACAACCTGTAGGGGCGAAGCATTCGGGCGACTATCTATGACACCCAACTAAAATATTAAAAACCGAATACTTCGCCCGACCCCCGCGACAATATAAAAACAATTTAATTTTTTGTCATCCCCAACAGAGTCAAAGCATAGTATTATTCATACAACCTGTAGGGGAGAAGCATTCGGGCGACAATCTATGACACCCAACCAAAATATATCAAACCGAATGCTTCGCCCACCCCCGCGACGATATGAAAAGAATATAATTTTTTGTCATCGCCAACAGAGTCAAAGCCTTCGTAATACATCAATTGTCGCCAAGACAGGGTGAAGCATTCGGATATATCAATTGTCGATTTTTATCAAAAATAGTCGCCCGAATGCTTCACCCCTACAAACTCGGAAATATTCCTTTTAAATATTGAGCCGATCGCATTTATGCCTTACAATAGGCTATATAGATTGGAACAAATAATGGCAGATATTTTAATTGAAGTTCAGGGACAAGATGCGATCGCAGCTACCGAAGAATTGCTCTCCATCTCTGGAATATCCGGCAGTTACGAGGTGGACAGCGAAGTAGAACGGGAAGGAACCTTAGCCACCATAGCCACTATTATAGGGATTGTCGGAGGTGCGATCGCGATCGCCGAACAGATTCGCAAATGGTATCAAGAATACAAACAAGGAAAATCCGGGAAAACGATCGAGAAAGTGCTAATTGTCGGAAAAAATGGCCAGCGGCTACTTTTGCAGAACGCCACATTAGACGAAATTCAGAAAATTTTAGAAAGTTGAGGGCCAATGTTGTTGGCGAATTAATTACTGTAGGGGCGAAGCATTTGGGCGACAATTTATGAAACCCACTAAAGATACTTGTACCCAAATGCTTCGCCCTCCCCCACAGACAACCTGTATATCAATTTTGCGCCGAGACAGGGCGAAGCATTCGGATTGTTAGATCTTGGTTGAGTTTTATAAATTGTCGCCCGAATGCTTCGCCCCTACAAAGTCTCTATCCTGTAGACGATCGCACTCCAAAATGCCAAAATAAAAAAAATTATACATCTATATATAATGCAAATCCTGCACCTAGACCTAAAACAAGTAGCAGGCGAATATGTAGAACTGCGTTATTTTCTCGATAACCCAAACCAATATCAAAGACGACAACTTCCCCTCACAGAAATCGCTGACTTACTGAACTTAGCCGAACAGGATTATTATGTTCGCCTAGCGGAGGACTACGCCAAAACCGGACAAAAGCTGTATAACTGGTTAGATGGGAGCGATCGCTTTTTCCAAAGACTCCTCAACCAACATCAGCGAGACGGCATAGTTTTAGCCATTGCGACAGCCGAAAACCTCGCCCATTTGCCTTGGGAAGTGCTGCACGATGGAAACAGTTTTTTAGTGCAGAAAATACCCGGAGTTGTTCCGGTACGCTGGTTATCATCCGATGCAGTCAAGAAATTAACCATCGAAGCGACACCGGAAAATCGGGCGTTGAACCTGTTATTTATGGCAACATCGCCATTAAAAGTAGAACCGATACTCGACTTTGAGGCGGAAGAAGGTCGAATTTTGGAGGCGACGGCGCAAGCTAGACAACACTTAAATTTAATAGTAGAAGAAAGCGGTTGTTTGTCCGAGTTGGGTTATTTAATCGATAATTACGGCAAAGGATATTTTGACGTATTCCACCTCACAGGTCATGCTAACCTAACCGATGCCGGGGCGCGTTTTGTTACGGAAACCGAAATTGGCGAAGCTTACTATGCGACGGCGGAAGATATCGCCAAAGAGTTACAATTCCAAATGCCTAAACTAATTTTCCTCTCAGGTTGTCGCACTGGACAAGCGGGGAAAGTTGGCGCAGTACCTTCGATGGCGGAAGAATTGCTGAATTTGGGTGGGAAAGCGGTTTTAGGTTGGGGACAAAAAGTTTTAGATTCAGAAGCGAAGGAAGCAGCAGCAACTTTATATCAAGAGTTAGCGGCGGGAAAGCAAGTTACGGAAGCTGTTGCTTGTACTTACCAAACTTTAATTAAAATCAAAGCGCGAGATTGGCATTTGTTGCGGTTGTATGCAGCAGAGAGTTTACCGGGAAACTTAGTCACGTCTTTGAGAACGAGGGGAAGAAAACTTGCGCCTCCCGCTTCCGTTGCTACGGAGTTTTTAGACACGACGGGAAAGGTAAAAGTCCCGAAACGTGAGAGTTTTGTCGGTCGTCGCCGTCAGTTACAATCTTGTTTGCGGGCGCTAACTCAATCACCCGAAGAAGTGGGAGTATTGATTCATGGGATGGGTGGTTTGGGTAAGAGTAGTTTAGCAGCTAGGTTATCTGACAGATTACCCGATTTTGAGCGAATTGTTTGGGTAGGGCGCATCGATGAACCCAGTTTAGTGAATCGTTTGGCGGAAAAGTTGGTGGAATTTGAAGAATTGCAGAAAGTAGTACAAAAAGAAGATCAGGAATTGCGATTTCGCTTAACGCGGGTGTTTGGGAAATTGGAAGAAAAAGGGGAAAAGCCGTTTTTGCTGGTGTTGGATGATTTTGAGGATAAAAATTTAGAACCGCGTGATCGTGGGTATGTGCTGAAAACGGAAGCGGCGAGAGTTTTAGAAGCGTTAGTTTGGGCGATTCGGGAAACTAACTCGCGTCACCGTTTAATTATTACCAGTCGTTACGATTTTGAATCTACCCAGTTGCGGTATTTTTATAAGCAACCTTTGGATGCACTACAGGGGGCAGATTTAAGAAAAAAGTGCAGTCGCCTCGCTGCTTTTAGTGGGGAAGTTAAGGTAGATGAGGCGTTGCAGTCGCAAGGGAAAAGATTGGCAGATGGAAATCCTCGGTTGTTGGAATGGTTGGATAAGGTACTGGGGAATTCTGGTAAAAGTGGGATGAGTGGCGCTGGTTTAGAACTTCTTTCCATTGAAAATGTATCGGAAATTCTCACCAAAATGGAAGGCAAGCGGATTGACTTGCGGGAACAGGTTTTAGCTAAAGCTTTGCTGGAACTGATGGATGAACCGATGCAGGAAATGTTATCACGGGGACTGGTGTTTGAGTTACCTGTACCAAAAGCGGCGCTAACGGCTGTTTGCGATTCTATCCCGAATTTGTCAGGGCAGATAAATCGGGCTGTTGCTTTGGGATTATTGGAAGTTAGTCCTGATGCGTCGCTACGAGTTCCGCGCATTTTGCCTTTAAAGTTACCGGAAAATGGGGAAAGTTTGAATCGGCTTGCTGCTGAGGTGTTGTATCGTCTTTGGTGGGAGGAGTCGGAAACTTCTACTGAGGAACAACGGCTAGAAATTCATCGGTTGGCGTTGCGAGGAAATGTAGAAAATATTGCTGTTGAAATGGCAGCTACTCTAGCAAGATATTGGAAGAATAGAAGCAGATTTCGAGAAGCTGTACAGTTATGTAAATCAACTTTAGAAATAGCTGAAAACTATCGAATTTTGCATGAGTTAGCTAGATCTCAGCAAGAATTAGGCGAGGTTATTCAAGCAAAAATCTATTATCAGCAAGCCTTAGATAATTGTCTAGCAGAAGACGAAACAGAGAAAGCAGCAATTATTCACAACCTGGGGTATCTCAAAGCCAACACCGGAGACATTGCTGGTGCGATCGCACTTTACGAACAATCTTTAACTATTACTGAAGGTATCGGCGACATCCAAACTAAAGCGGCGACTTTGCACGAACTGGGAAGACTCAAAGCCAACACCGGAGACGTTGCTGGTGCGATCGCACTTTACGAACAATCTTTAGCTATTAATGAAAGTATCGGCAACCTCCAAGGTAAAGCGACGACTTTGCACGAACTGGGAAGACTCAAAGCCAACACCGGAGACATTGCAGGGGCGATCGCACTTTACGAACAATCTTTAGCTATTACTGAAGGTATCGGCGACATCCAAACTAAAGCGGCGACTTTGCACGAACTGGGAAGACTCAAAGCCAACACCGGAGACATTGCAGGGGCGATCGCACTTTTTAAACAATCTTTAGCTATTACTGAAGGTATCGGCGACATCCAAACTAAAGCGATGACATTACAATGGTTAGGATGGTTAGCTGCTACCGAACAAGGAGACTTTGAAACAGGATTAAATTACTTACAGCAATCTCTAGAAATATTGCAGCATATCCAATCTCCCGGATCTGAAACAGTGAGGGAAATCATTGCCAGAGTTCAACAGTTAGCAGACAGTAAATGATACTAAATCCCTCTTTATCCTCTTCGTTTTCTTCTTCGCGTCCTTCACGTCTTCGTGGTTCAATTAAAGTTATTTTTAACCACAGATGAACACAGATGAACACAGATGGGGTTTTTGGTTGGTATCAGACATTTGGCTTTTTTCAACGCAGATGAAAGCAGATAAACGCGGATGAACGCAGATGGGGTTTTTGGTTGGTATCATCAGTCAAATTATGGCTCCACCTCTCCACACAATCTTAGAATATCATTAATAATCTTGTCATTTAACCACATTCCTTGACTTTGAAGCATCGCAATAATCGGTGCAACAGAATCCAGATAACCTCTTTGTTTTGCTTTGACTAAAATGCCAAGTGTGCCAGTATATTTCAACTTATATAAATCGGCGATTCGACGAGCTAATTTATCATCAAAAATCAATAAAGGATCGGAAATTTCCAACCCAAGCGCCAATACTTCTGCTTCACCTTGTCCTAAATCAATTACAGCAGGTATAAGAGCAATTGACGCAACTGGGCGAACCTCAATCCATTCGAAAGAATTGATTTCAGGAACATTTACTCCTAACAACTTTCCAGCTTCTAACTCTTGCGGTACAGCAGTAGGAACTGTAACTTTACCGTACAATTGTTGAAGTAATTGTAATTGTCCTACTTGATGAAGATACAACAATGGCGATGTGTTAACAATGACTGTAGTTTCAGGCATTTTGCACATCTCGCTCTAATTCTTCCGTTGTTAAAGAAAACGGCGATACCTGATATTTTCCTAGTAAAAGCAGAAATTGTACTCGCGGCATTCCTGCTAACTGTGCAGCACGTCCCGATGATAATTTACCCAATTCAAATAGTTTAACAGCCGCTAATATTTGCATTTCTCTAGCAATCGTTGCGGGTGTTTCTTTCAGGCTAATTAATACTTCTTCGGGAATTTCGAGTTGAACTGTACTCATAGTTAATTCTAGAGTTGTATATATTAACATTGTAGCTTAAAAAAGTATTCGTATTATATAGTAAGGGCGGGTTTTGTTAAGAGATTGTTTATTTGACACAAGGTTTATCTGCTAAACCCGCCCCTACAATCAGATCGCTTTTTCATTTTCTGCATCTTCAAAGACTACATCTTCATACAAAAGTTCGATTCCACACCGAAAATCCACGCTACTTAAATAAATTTCCTCTCCTTCTGCATAAGTAGAAAGTTCCCAACTTCCTTTTTCATTCAGTCGAAAACATTCTACCATCATTTCTTCCGCACTTATTAAAACGTATTCTCTCAGAGTGGAAATACGACGATATTGTTGGAATTTTTTACCGCGATCGAAACTTTCCGTACTTGGCGAAAGTACCTCCACAATTAAACAAGGATAATAAATTGCTTTAATAGCTCGTTTATCCCTTTCATCGCAAGTTACCACTACATCATGATAGTGAAAAGAACCATTTTCAGATACACCCAATTTAGCACCTATCATAAATACTCTACACCCTTTACCTCTGGTATGCGAGTTGAGGGCTGAAGCTAAATTAATGATAATCGAATTATGCCCAAGCGCCTCCTTACTCCTCGCAAAAACTTCGCCGTTAATATATTCGTATTTAATTGGTTGTTGTTCTTCCCAGTCGAGATATTCCTGGGGAGTCATAAATTTGCGATCGGGATTGACTACCATAGTAAAACTCCTGCTTTAGTTGGGTAAATTTTAAATGCGATCGGCTATTTATATCAATTAAACAATGTTCTAAAGTTTTGATGTTTTATTATAGCAAATTGCCGATATTTTGGCTATGATTAGAAGCAGTAATTAATAGTGCGATCGACTTAATTAGAGGTTGAGAATGATTCAGGAATATATTCAGAAAGCGATGGAAACGGCACACTACGAAATGCTTGAAGAAGGTGAAGGCTTTTATGGCGAAATTCCTGGTGCAACTGGTGTATGGGCAACAGGTAGTACGTTGGAAAGCTGTCGCAAGGAACTATTAGAAGTGCTGGAGGAATGGATACTGATTGGGATTGCTATGGGTCATCAATTGCCGGAATTCGACGGCATAACCTTAAAAGTCGAATCTGTTGCCTAATGCCCAAATTTTTCCGTTTATTTTTTGGTAATTGTATAAGGTTACGCTAATTTGAGGGTATTAAATAATGCCACCTTTTGGCCCGATCTCCCGCCGCGACTTGATTGCAGCTTTGCGTGCTGCTGGCTTTGAAGGCCCATTTTCAGGGAAAAAACACCAATTTATGCTCAGGGATGGTCTCCGAGTTCGTATTCCCAACCCACATCAAGGAGATATTAGAGAGAGTTTGCTAGGAAGAATTTTGAAACAAGCAGGAATTTCACAAGATGAATGGCAAAATTTATAGAGGAATAAAGCTAAAGATAATTACCAACTAAATATGGACTGCACTACCCCATTAAGAGGGTAACAAGGTGACTTTATCGAAAAGCTTAAATTTCCGCATTTGTTGGGTTGTGAAAAGGAAGGTGAAGGTATGTAGTTGCGCTTTAGCGCTAAAGCGCAACTACGTACCTAATAATTAACTATTCCACCGTTACCGACTTCGCCAAATTGCGAGGTTGATCCACATCTAAACCGCGACGTGCTGCAATATGATAAGCCAATAATTGCAGAGGAATTACCGTCACAATTGGAGAGAGAATTTCATCTACCATCGCTACCGGTAAAAGGCGATCGAATATTTCTGCTGCTTCTCCCTCATCCTTCGGCGTTACCCCAATTAACTGGGAATCGCGGGCTTTGGCTTCCTGGGCGTTGGAGAGAACTTTCTCGTAATTAACGCCACCGGGCATAGCAATAGCCACCACAGGTACTTTAGCATCTAATAATGCGATCGGCCCGTGTTTCATTTCCCCAGCCGGATAACCTTCCGCATGAATATAACTGATTTCCTTCAGTTTCAGCGCCCCCTCCAAAGCAATTGGGTAATTAATTCCCCGACCGATAAAGATAAAATCTTGAGTATCCACAAAACCGTGGGCTAACTCTTCGATATACCTCTCCTGAACCTCTAAAATCATTTCAATTTCCGCAGGAAGCAAGCGCAAACCCTCCAGAATTTTCTCTAGAGAATCAGCAGACAAAGTTTGGCGGCGATAAGCCAAATCTATTGCCAAACAGTAAAACGCCACTAACTGTGCAATAAATGTTTTAGTTGCCGCCACGCCAATCTCAATCCCCGCGTGAGTATCGATGAGGTGAGATACTAACAAACCGAGAGAACTTTCAGGGCGGTTAGTAATCCCCAACAGTCGCGGTTTAAATTGCGGCGGCTGATTCATGCGACGCTCTTTTTCCATTGCCAAAGCAGCTAGAGTATCTGCTGTTTCCCCTGATTGGGTAACCCCAATCGTCAGGGTATTTGGCATTAGCGGTGGCGGTGCGTAGCGAAACTCAGAAGCGTACTGTACTGTGGTGGGAATTCCCGCTAGTTGTTCCAGCAAATATTTACCAACTAAACTAGCGTGCCAACTTGTTCCGCAAGCCACAATTTGAATTTGCTCTAAGTCTGTATAAAGTTCCGCAGGCAGAGACAAGTTAACTGGCGGCTTACCATTAGAAGAATGCCAATCGCTGTTTAAATATGCTTCCAAACAAGTCCGCACTACTCCCGGCTGTTCGTAGATTTCTTTGAGCATGAAGTGACGGAAACCCTGTTTTTCGACTAGGATGGGGTTCCAGTTGAGCGTGCGGGGAGTTTTTCTGAGCCTGTCCCCTGCAAAATTGTAAACCTCAACTCCCAGGGGCGTCAGGCGAGCGAGTTCGCCATTTTCCAGTGTCAGCACCGTGCGAGTATAGGGTACGATCGCCGGTGTATCCGAAGCGCAGAAAAACTCTCCCGATCCGAAACCGATCGCCAAAGGAGCCTGCTGTCGGGCTACGATCAACTCATCGGGATAATCTGCACCGATAACTGCGATCGCAAAAGCCCCCTCCAGTTTATTCACAGCTTGTCGCACCGCCTCCACTAACCGAGACGGAGAGTGGGCGGGAGTGGCAGTCGCAGATTGGGCTAAAAATTCCGCAATTAAGTGGGGAATTACCTCTGTATCCGTATCCGAACGGAATTTGTGTCCTCTGCTTTTGAGTTCTTCGCGCAACTCCCGATAATTTTCAATAATGCCATTTTGCACCACCGCCACTCGCATGGCAGTATCCATATGAGGATGTGCATTATACTCTTCTGGCTTGCCGTGGGTAGCCCAGCGTGTGTGTCCGATGCCAATTTGGGCTGGGTTTTCATTACCTGCTAGTTTTTCCCGCAAGTTCTGAAGCTTCCCCTTCGCCCGCACGCAATGAACATCACCCTCCCAAACTGTGGCAATGCCAGCAGAATCATACCCCCGGTATTCCAGTTTTTCTAATCCTGCCAATAAAATTTCGCTAGCTGCTTGGGTACCTATATAGCCAACGATTCCGCACATTTAGCCGCAACTCCTATACTTCGATCGCGATCGTCTCATAAGACGTACTTGCTCAAAGCTACTGAGCTATCCGGATAACGTCAAGCCTGAATGAGGGACGAGCGGGGGAGTGGGAGCGTAGGGGAGCAGGGGAGCGGGGGAGCCACAGAAAATGTACATAATGGTTCCGCCTTTCCCCCTTTTCGCCACACCCTCACTCCTCCGGATATCCTAGCCCCTATCGGCTGCATAAGGGGCAAATTAGCCAAACACCTAGTCAAGAGCGAAAACAGGCCATAAAAATCGCACAATCTCCACTCAACACTAGGCATTTAGCAGTCAGTACCAAAGAAGTTGTCTAGTATGCTAAGCCCATACTGCGAGTCGTTTCAGCCCCCAGGTAAACCCGAATGCTGAGAAAGTCAGTAGGACAAGCAGTTTCGCACCGCTTGCAGCCTACGCAGTCTTCTGTACGGGGAGATGAGGCAATCTGGGCGGCTTTGCAGCCATCCCAGGGAACCATCTCCAGTACGTCAGTTGGGCAAGCCCGGACGCATTGAGTGCAGCCAATGCAGGTATCGTAGATTTTTACGGAATGAGACATGGAATAAAGACTCCAAATGAAGGCTCAACAACTGCAAGTATCTGCTTTGGGCAGATTTGAACGATAAGCTTCTCAGGATCGAGACTTAGTTTACCGCAGGGCTTTCAGCCACTTGTGCAAAAGTCAGCAAAACTTTAAAGAACGTAATACACGCTCATGACCCAGCGGGGGAGCGGGGGAGCTAAAAGTCAAAAGAAAGGGGTTAGGGGTTAGGGGCTAGGGATTAGGGAGACGGAAGAGGGAGAGGGAGACGGAAGAGGGAGAGAGAAGAGAGAAGAGGAGGAATTTTTGAATGATTGACTTTCCCTAACCCCTAATGCCTAGCCCCTAATGCCTAGCCCCTAACCCCTAACCCCTCTCCCTCTGCTTGCCTGAGATTTTTACGAAAACTTAAAAATTACTTGCTGTTGCGATCGCTTACTCTTAATCATTTTGAGGTTATGCTGCATCCAGCCAGAACTATACGCCGAAATTGAAAATAGTAAGTTTGGCTGGACATAAAATCCTCATACTTTTGGTATCTATCTTAGGGTAGATATAATCGATAATCGTGTTAATCTATACTAGCTTTCTTGTGAAAATTACTGGCACAAATATACCGCTAGAAATGGCTGGTATACTTCCCATTTTCATCTAAAAAACGATCGCAAAGTCAAAAAAAATAATTTTTTGGAAGTGGGAACCCAGTCTTTTAAAACACCGTCAATTCGGGGTAACGTATCTACCCTTCTGTACTCAACAGAAGCACAGAAGATAAAACGTTGTCAAAATTTATTTGCGGGAGAGAGATTGTATGTCGTTAAGTGTGAAAGACGTTTTTGACGAAGGTTACTACAGCAAAAAGTATAAGAAGGAGATCGACAAGGCCAAGAAAGAAGGGAAAGTCAAGGATGCCAAAGAACACTACGAGAAAATTGGCAAGAAGGAGGACTTTAACCCCTGCGAAGCGATTGATGTTGTCAAATACCGGGAACAGAATAAAGATGTTGACGATGCGATTAAAGCAGGTGAATTTGGCGAAGCCACAGCGATCGATCACATTCTGAAGATCGGCGACAAAGAGGGGCGCGGGCTCGGTACCGATTACTTCAATGTCAAAGGATATGCGGAAGCTAATCCGGATGTAAAGGATGCCGCCTCTAAAGGTGAAGTCGGTTACTTGGAACACGCCATTAAATATGGAGAAAAAGACGGTCGCAGTGTCGGCGCTGGATTTGACGCCAAGTTTTATGGTAAGAAAGACGATGTTAAGAAAGCGATCGAGAAAGGAGACGTCTCCAGCTCCTTCCAGTACTACATTACAAAAGGTGCGTCCGCAGGCGAAATCCCCAACGCCTACTTCGATCGAGAAGAGTACCTAAAGCAGAATAAAGATGTCGCCGACGAAGTTACAAAAGGGACTATTACAAATGTGTTCCAGCATTGGAATGCCTATGGAACCAAAGAGAATCGTGCCTTTAACCCCCTGATCGATGTCAATCTGTACCTACAAGAAAATAAAGATGTCGGTGACGCTGTTAAGAGTGGCGAATTCACCGTCTACCAACACTTAGTTACCTTTGGGTTAAAAGAAGAGCGTACTATCAGTAAGAAGTTCGACTTCAAACTTTACAAGGAACTGAATGAAGGCGTACAAGATTCCCTCGACAAGGG
Encoded here:
- a CDS encoding transposase, which codes for MTYNPDIHHRHSIRLKGYDYSQPGAYFFTICCHQRRCLLGEIINGIMQPNIAGATVEALWHNLPRHFPFIKLDAFVIMPNHIHGIILITEHQNNIANNQLLIPQRNHQTSLPNGTKPGSLGAILQNFKSVSTRRVNRLTRNSGTIWQSNYHEEIIRNEQAYNNIRRYIIENPLNWEDDEENLTKFKPI
- a CDS encoding tetratricopeptide repeat protein, with the protein product MQILHLDLKQVAGEYVELRYFLDNPNQYQRRQLPLTEIADLLNLAEQDYYVRLAEDYAKTGQKLYNWLDGSDRFFQRLLNQHQRDGIVLAIATAENLAHLPWEVLHDGNSFLVQKIPGVVPVRWLSSDAVKKLTIEATPENRALNLLFMATSPLKVEPILDFEAEEGRILEATAQARQHLNLIVEESGCLSELGYLIDNYGKGYFDVFHLTGHANLTDAGARFVTETEIGEAYYATAEDIAKELQFQMPKLIFLSGCRTGQAGKVGAVPSMAEELLNLGGKAVLGWGQKVLDSEAKEAAATLYQELAAGKQVTEAVACTYQTLIKIKARDWHLLRLYAAESLPGNLVTSLRTRGRKLAPPASVATEFLDTTGKVKVPKRESFVGRRRQLQSCLRALTQSPEEVGVLIHGMGGLGKSSLAARLSDRLPDFERIVWVGRIDEPSLVNRLAEKLVEFEELQKVVQKEDQELRFRLTRVFGKLEEKGEKPFLLVLDDFEDKNLEPRDRGYVLKTEAARVLEALVWAIRETNSRHRLIITSRYDFESTQLRYFYKQPLDALQGADLRKKCSRLAAFSGEVKVDEALQSQGKRLADGNPRLLEWLDKVLGNSGKSGMSGAGLELLSIENVSEILTKMEGKRIDLREQVLAKALLELMDEPMQEMLSRGLVFELPVPKAALTAVCDSIPNLSGQINRAVALGLLEVSPDASLRVPRILPLKLPENGESLNRLAAEVLYRLWWEESETSTEEQRLEIHRLALRGNVENIAVEMAATLARYWKNRSRFREAVQLCKSTLEIAENYRILHELARSQQELGEVIQAKIYYQQALDNCLAEDETEKAAIIHNLGYLKANTGDIAGAIALYEQSLTITEGIGDIQTKAATLHELGRLKANTGDVAGAIALYEQSLAINESIGNLQGKATTLHELGRLKANTGDIAGAIALYEQSLAITEGIGDIQTKAATLHELGRLKANTGDIAGAIALFKQSLAITEGIGDIQTKAMTLQWLGWLAATEQGDFETGLNYLQQSLEILQHIQSPGSETVREIIARVQQLADSK
- a CDS encoding DUF3368 domain-containing protein, encoding MPETTVIVNTSPLLYLHQVGQLQLLQQLYGKVTVPTAVPQELEAGKLLGVNVPEINSFEWIEVRPVASIALIPAVIDLGQGEAEVLALGLEISDPLLIFDDKLARRIADLYKLKYTGTLGILVKAKQRGYLDSVAPIIAMLQSQGMWLNDKIINDILRLCGEVEP
- a CDS encoding UPF0175 family protein; this translates as MSTVQLEIPEEVLISLKETPATIAREMQILAAVKLFELGKLSSGRAAQLAGMPRVQFLLLLGKYQVSPFSLTTEELERDVQNA
- a CDS encoding Uma2 family endonuclease, producing the protein MVVNPDRKFMTPQEYLDWEEQQPIKYEYINGEVFARSKEALGHNSIIINLASALNSHTRGKGCRVFMIGAKLGVSENGSFHYHDVVVTCDERDKRAIKAIYYPCLIVEVLSPSTESFDRGKKFQQYRRISTLREYVLISAEEMMVECFRLNEKGSWELSTYAEGEEIYLSSVDFRCGIELLYEDVVFEDAENEKAI
- a CDS encoding type II toxin-antitoxin system HicB family antitoxin, yielding MIQEYIQKAMETAHYEMLEEGEGFYGEIPGATGVWATGSTLESCRKELLEVLEEWILIGIAMGHQLPEFDGITLKVESVA
- a CDS encoding type II toxin-antitoxin system HicA family toxin; the protein is MPPFGPISRRDLIAALRAAGFEGPFSGKKHQFMLRDGLRVRIPNPHQGDIRESLLGRILKQAGISQDEWQNL
- the glmS gene encoding glutamine--fructose-6-phosphate transaminase (isomerizing) — protein: MCGIVGYIGTQAASEILLAGLEKLEYRGYDSAGIATVWEGDVHCVRAKGKLQNLREKLAGNENPAQIGIGHTRWATHGKPEEYNAHPHMDTAMRVAVVQNGIIENYRELREELKSRGHKFRSDTDTEVIPHLIAEFLAQSATATPAHSPSRLVEAVRQAVNKLEGAFAIAVIGADYPDELIVARQQAPLAIGFGSGEFFCASDTPAIVPYTRTVLTLENGELARLTPLGVEVYNFAGDRLRKTPRTLNWNPILVEKQGFRHFMLKEIYEQPGVVRTCLEAYLNSDWHSSNGKPPVNLSLPAELYTDLEQIQIVACGTSWHASLVGKYLLEQLAGIPTTVQYASEFRYAPPPLMPNTLTIGVTQSGETADTLAALAMEKERRMNQPPQFKPRLLGITNRPESSLGLLVSHLIDTHAGIEIGVAATKTFIAQLVAFYCLAIDLAYRRQTLSADSLEKILEGLRLLPAEIEMILEVQERYIEELAHGFVDTQDFIFIGRGINYPIALEGALKLKEISYIHAEGYPAGEMKHGPIALLDAKVPVVAIAMPGGVNYEKVLSNAQEAKARDSQLIGVTPKDEGEAAEIFDRLLPVAMVDEILSPIVTVIPLQLLAYHIAARRGLDVDQPRNLAKSVTVE
- the psaC gene encoding photosystem I iron-sulfur center protein PsaC is translated as MSHSVKIYDTCIGCTQCVRACPTDVLEMVPWDGCKAAQIASSPRTEDCVGCKRCETACPTDFLSIRVYLGAETTRSMGLAY